A portion of the Cygnus olor isolate bCygOlo1 chromosome 15, bCygOlo1.pri.v2, whole genome shotgun sequence genome contains these proteins:
- the SEC14L5 gene encoding SEC14-like protein 5, which yields MVQKYQSPVRVYKYPFELVMAAYEKRFPTCPEIPVFLGSEILHESRSDDGAIHIIERSCKLNVDAPRLLKKIAGVEYVFFIQKNTVNWKERTLRIEAHNETFANRVVVLETCSYSVHPENEEWTCFEQSASLDIKSFFGFESTVEKIAMKQYTSNIKRGKEVIEHYLKELISQGITFIPRWTPPAVCGQAAEQAPAVGHDADAVPVEAGARGTTKEQTGSSCPPAEAVSPDADKLDADYIERYLGQLTPMQESCLIRLRQWLQETHKGKIPKDEHILRFLRARDFNIDKAREMLCQSLSWRKQYQVDYILQSWRPPALLDEYYTGGWHYQDRDGRPLYILRLGQMDTKGLVKALGEESLLRHVLSINEEGQKRCEENTNLFGRPITSWTCLVDLEGLNMRHLWRPGVKALLRIIEVVEDNYPETLGRLLIVRAPRVFPVLWTLVSPFINENTRQKFLIYSGNNYQGPGGLVDYVDKEVIPDFLGGDCMCTVPEGGLVPKSLYQTDEEPENADHIRLWTETIYHSASVLRGAPHEIVVEILEGESVITWDFDILKGDVVFSLFHSKRAPETSHKEAALPSTSTAGDNVQLIDKTWVLGVDYSRMESPLVCREGESIQGSHVTRWPGFYILQWKMHGPLPCSGTSLPRVDDVLASLQVSSHKCKLIYYYEVLASKDFRGSMSSLESCNSGFSQLSGATTSSNQSQSSSHLSR from the exons GCATATGAAAAGCGCTTTCCTACATGTCCGGAGATTCCAGTCTTCCTAGGGAGTGAAATCCTGCATGAATCCAGGAGTGACGATGGAGCTATACATATCATTGAACGGAGCTGCAAACTGAATGTGGATGCTCCCAGGCTGCTAAAGAAG ATTGCAGGCGTGGAGTATGTTTTCTTCATACAGAAGAACACCGTGAACTGGAAAGAGCGGACTCTCCGCATTGAAGCCCACAATGAGACTTTTGCCAACCGTGTTGTCGTCCTTGAGACGTGCAGCTACTCA GTTCACCCTGAGAATGAGGAGTGGACTTGCTTTGAACAGTCTGCATCTCTCGACATCAAGTCATTTTTTGGCTTTGAaagcacagtggaaaaaatTGCCATGAAACAGTACACTTCAAACATCAAGCGG GGCAAGGAAGTGATTGAACATTACCTGAAGGAGCTGATCTCTCAAGGGATCACATTCATCCCTCGCTGGACACCTCCTGCTGTGTGTGGACAGGCGGCTGAGCAAGCACCAGCAGTTGGACACGATGCTGATGCTGTGCCCGTCGAGGCTGGGGCTCGGGGAACTACCAAAGAGCAaactggcagctcctgccctccagcagaGGCTGTCAGCCCCGATG ctgaCAAATTGGATGCTGATTACATTGAGCGATATCTGGGCCAGCTGACTCCAATGCAAGAGAGTTGCTTGATCCGTCTTCGTCAGTGGCTTCAAGAAACGCACAAAGGCAAG aTCCCCAAAGATGAACATATCCTTCGATTTCTACGGGCTCGTGACTTCAACATTGACAAAGCTCGAGAAATGCTCTGTCAGTCGCTGTCTTGGAGAAAGCAATACCAGGTGGATTACATCCTACAGTCCTGGAGGCCCCCAGCCCTCCTAGATGAATACTACACCGGAGGATGGCATTATCAAGACAGAG ATGGACGACCGCTTTACATCCTTCGTCTTGGCCAGATGGACACAAAGGGTTTGGTGAAAGCCCTGGGAGAAGAATCACTGCTGCGACAT GTTTTGTCAATTAATGAGGAAGGACAAAAGAGGTGTGAGGAAAACACCAACCTATTTGGCCGCCCCATCAC ATCCTGGACATGTCTGGTGGACTTGGAAGGGCTAAATATGCGGCATCTCTGGCGGCCTGGAGTTAAGGCCCTGCTTCGAATCATCGAGGTTGTAGAGGACAACTACCCCGAAACTCTGGGCAGACTTCTGATAGTGCGAGCACCCAGGGTCTTTCCTGTACTCTGGACTCTG GTCAGTCCCTTTATCAATGAGAACACAAGGCAGAAGTTCCTTATTTACAGTGGGAATAACTACCAGGGTCCAGGAGGGCTGGTAGATTACGtggacaaagaggtgatcccAGACTTCCTGGGAGGAGACTGCATG TGTACTGTTCCAGAAGGCGGGCTTGTTCCTAAGTCACTTTATCAAACAGATGAAGAGCCAGAAAATGCAGATCACATCCGGTTATGGACAGAAACTATCTATCATTCTGCGAGCGTCCTCAGAGGAGCTCCACATGAG aTAGTCGTGGAGATTTTGGAAGGGGAGTCTGTGATCACTTGGGACTTTGACATCCTGAAGGGAGATGTGGTGTTCAGCCTCTTTCACTCCAAACGAGCTCCTGAAACAAGTCATAAAGAAGCCGCGTTACCAAGTACCTCTACTGCTGGGGACAATGTGCAGCTCATTGATAAGACGTGGGTCCTTGGAGTGGATTACAGTCGTATGGAATCTCCACTGGTTTGTCGGGAAGGAGAGAGCATCCAG ggaTCTCATGTGACTCGTTGGCCCGGCTTTTACATTCTCCAGTGGAAAATGCATGGTCCTCTGCCCTGTTCTGGCACTAGCCTCCCTCGGGTGGATGATGTTCTCGCCTCTCTGCAAGTTTCCAGTCACAAGTGCAAGCTTATATATTACTATGAAGTGCTTGCATCCAAGGACTTCAG GGGATCCATGTCAAGCCTGGAATCTTGCAACAGCGGGTTTTCCCAGCTGAGTGGAGCCACGACATCTTCCAACCAgtcccagagcagctcccatCTTTCCAGATAG
- the NAGPA gene encoding N-acetylglucosamine-1-phosphodiester alpha-N-acetylglucosaminidase produces MAAAVAAGAAGGERGRRRALGRALAAAALAALGWLQAALGAGAASGPRLLQPYPPGRHGPRHHHRDVRDCQPVQHGNVTHEAWPGDSSTGLPLATTRTFVSYVPSVGDGRRVVYGHFTFVRNPRRTLSVLEPGGVGGCQARRRAPVEETARLGKCLVAQNGGYFDMETGECLGNVVSDGRLVRNARGLQNAQFGIRKDGTMVFGYLSEEDVLDQANPFVQLVSGVVWLLRDGEVYIGQSQMAECDETQSTGTFEKFINVISARTAVGHDSQGQLVLVHVDGQTESRGLNLWEMADFLKQQGIINAINLDGGGSATLVLNGTLASYPSEHCSFDNMWRCPRSISTIMCIHEPACEPADCSGHGDCVQGECRCAGDFWRGPACDMLDCGPSNCSLHGTCTDSGCLCDAGWVGSNCSEACASGSYGDACTQKCQCQNGGSCDPVHGACSCPAGYYGTSCEHACPMGWYGPNCQQLCACEHACPCDRETGSCNITYDLAIQDQLNKAGQCLASQNKGKSKEKFSLSERTWISMTSVLALLLVISTLGNIGFFLKARSERQRKSGDYLYHPLMEMNGEASHTSTSAACETEDTQE; encoded by the exons ATGGCGGCCGCCGtggcggcgggggccgcgggcggggaacgcgggcggcggcgggcgctggGCCGggcgctggcggcggcggcgctggcggcgctgggctggctgcaggcgGCGCTCGGCGCCGG GGCTGCCTCCGGCCCCCGCCTGCTGCAGCCGTACCCCCCCGGCCGGCACGGCCCTCGGCACCACCACCGCGACGTCCGGGACTGCCAGCCCGTGCAGCACGGCAACGTGACGCACGAGGCGTGGCCCGGCGACAGCAGCACGGGCCTGCCCCTGGCCACCACCAGGACCTTCGTCTCCTACGTCCCCTCGGTGGGCGACGGCCGCAGGGTGGTCTACGGCCACTTCACCTTCGTGAGGAACCCCCGCAGGACCCTCTCCGTGCTGGAGCCCGGCGGCGTGGGCGGCTGCCAGGCTCGCCGCAGAGCCCCCGTGGAGGAGACGGCGAGGCTGGGCAAGTGCCTGGTGGCCCAGAACGGCGGCTACTTCGACATGGAGACCGGGGAGTGCCTGGGGAACGTCGTGAGCGATGGGAGGCTGGTGAGGAACGCCCGCGGCCTGCAGAACGCCCAGTTCGGCATCCGGAAGGATGGCACCATGGTGTTCGG CTACCTGTCCGAGGAAGATGTTCTGGACCAAGCAAACCCTTTTGTTCAGCTTGTGAGTGGAGTGGTTTGGCTCCTGAGAGACGGGGAGGTGTACATCGGTCAGAGTCAGATGGCTGAGTGTGATGAAACTCAATCCACAG GAACCTTTGAGAAGTTCATCAATGTGATATCAGCCAGGACCGCAGTTGGACACGACAGTCAAGGGCAGCTGGTCTTGGTTCACGTGGATGGACAGACAGAATCCAGAGG GCTCAACCTCTGGGAAATGGCTGACTTTCTGAAGCAGCAGGGAATCATCAATGCGATCAACCTGGATGGTGGAGGGTCTGCAACACTAGTCCTAAATGGGACCCTCGCAAGCTACCCGTCAGAGCACTG CTCCTTTGACAACATGTGGCGTTGCCCTCGGAGCATCTCGACCATCATGTGCATCCACGAGCCCGCCTGCGAGCCCGCAGACTGCAGCGGTCACGGGGACTGCGTGCAAGGGGAGTGCCGCTGCGCTGGGGACTTCTGGAGAGGTCCAGCCTGTGACATGTTGGACTGCGGCCCTTCCAACTGCAGCCTGCACGGCACCTGCACGGACT CTGGATGCCTGTGTGATGCTGGCTGGGTTGGCAGCAACTGCAGTGAAG CTTGTGCAAGCGGTTCCTACGGGGATGCTTGCACCCAGAAATGCCAGTGCCAGAATGGTGGCTCGTGTGACCCCGTGCACggagcctgctcctgcccagctgggtacTACGGCACCAGCTGTGAGCATG CATGCCCCATGGGCTGGTATGGGCCAAactgccagcagctctgtgcatgTGAACACGCATGTCCCTGCGACCGAGAGACGGGCAGCTGTAACATCACCTACGATTTGGCAATACAGGACCAGCTAAACAAAG ctgggcaGTGCTTGGCTTCCCAGAATaagggaaagagcaaagaaaaattctctCTGTCAGA AAGAACCTGGATCTCCATGACCTCTGTCTTGGCTCTGCTTCTTGTGATTAGCACCTTGGGAAACATAGGCTTCTTTCTCAAGGCCAGGTCAGAGAGGCAACGTAAAAGTGGTGATTATCTCTACCACCCCCTGATGGAGATGAATGGAGAAGCCAGTCATACCTCCACATCTGCTGCCTGTGAGACTGAAGATACTCAGGAATAA